A single region of the Prochlorococcus marinus str. MIT 0917 genome encodes:
- a CDS encoding M3 family metallopeptidase, which produces MTSIKPTALLKGEGLPDYDKITPNEITENIPKLIKELNEELNKLEEQLQKQLLTKSSLSWEDVMPQLYDIGEKLRWSWGVVSHLNAVCNSTELREVHSNQQPVIVRFSNQLAQNEVIFKALSNLKENGNIKDETQIRIIETELITMKNKGIGLEANEKALFNSRSERLAKLSTTFSNNVLDATKNWSLLLKNKSEVEGLPERTLETLALAAKESGDKDQEGNDPSASNGPWRVGLDMPRYIPFQTFAKDRRLREKVYRAFVSRASDGKISNKKIIEEILDLRNKQAKLLGYKNWCEISLATKMADNENAVEMLLEELRLAAMPHAEKEVIHLRECAIRNGENEDFELSPWDVSFWAEILRKEKYDLDQEKLRPWFPLDQVLNGLFNLCKRLFEIDIEEASNTAPLWHKDVRFFNVKNLDGQKIASFYLDAFSRPATKRGGAWMDECLCRNQKTKDDIVLPVAYLVCNQTTPIADKPSLMSFEEVETLFHEFGHGLQHMLTIVNYPQAAGINNVEWDAVELASQFMENWCLEDQTISDIAIHWKTKEPLPESEINKLRLSRTFNSGLATLRQIHFALTDLKLHSQWNKDLKISPDELRREIAKNTTVMDPIPEDQFLCAFSHIFAGGYAAGYYSYKWAEVLSADAFAAFEEAGLANQDEVRKIGKKYRDSILSLGGSRSPNKVFKQFRGRHPSTDALIRHSGLN; this is translated from the coding sequence ATGACTTCAATCAAGCCAACAGCACTATTAAAAGGTGAAGGTCTACCTGATTACGATAAAATCACCCCTAACGAGATTACTGAAAACATACCCAAACTGATAAAAGAACTAAATGAAGAATTAAATAAACTAGAGGAACAACTCCAAAAACAATTACTAACCAAAAGCTCTCTAAGTTGGGAAGATGTAATGCCTCAGCTTTATGATATTGGTGAAAAGCTCAGGTGGAGCTGGGGAGTTGTAAGCCATCTGAATGCTGTATGTAATTCCACTGAATTACGTGAGGTTCATTCAAATCAGCAACCTGTAATCGTTAGATTTAGTAATCAGCTTGCTCAAAACGAAGTCATTTTTAAGGCACTCTCAAATTTGAAAGAGAATGGAAACATAAAGGATGAAACACAAATCAGAATAATTGAGACAGAACTAATAACGATGAAAAATAAAGGAATTGGTCTAGAAGCCAATGAAAAAGCACTATTTAATTCTCGCAGTGAGCGATTAGCTAAATTATCAACTACTTTTAGTAATAATGTATTAGATGCGACTAAGAATTGGAGTCTTTTATTAAAAAACAAGTCAGAAGTCGAGGGTCTTCCTGAAAGAACACTTGAGACATTGGCTCTAGCGGCAAAGGAGTCTGGCGACAAAGATCAAGAAGGCAATGATCCATCGGCATCAAATGGGCCATGGAGAGTTGGCTTAGATATGCCTAGGTACATTCCTTTTCAAACTTTTGCAAAAGATAGACGTCTCAGAGAGAAAGTTTATAGAGCCTTTGTAAGCAGAGCTAGCGATGGAAAGATTAGTAACAAAAAAATAATTGAAGAAATTTTAGATCTCAGAAACAAACAGGCAAAACTATTGGGATATAAAAACTGGTGTGAAATTAGTTTAGCCACAAAGATGGCGGATAATGAAAATGCTGTTGAGATGTTACTCGAAGAATTACGATTGGCGGCAATGCCTCATGCTGAGAAAGAAGTTATACATCTTCGTGAGTGTGCTATAAGAAATGGAGAAAACGAAGATTTTGAGCTATCTCCATGGGATGTAAGTTTTTGGGCTGAAATTCTACGCAAAGAGAAATACGATCTTGACCAAGAGAAACTCAGGCCATGGTTTCCTTTAGATCAAGTTCTTAATGGTCTATTCAATTTGTGCAAAAGACTTTTTGAAATTGACATTGAAGAAGCAAGTAATACAGCTCCTTTATGGCATAAAGATGTCCGTTTCTTCAATGTCAAAAATTTAGATGGCCAGAAAATTGCTTCTTTCTATCTAGATGCCTTCAGTCGTCCTGCGACAAAAAGAGGAGGTGCCTGGATGGATGAATGTTTGTGCCGAAATCAAAAGACGAAAGATGATATTGTTCTCCCAGTAGCCTATTTAGTCTGCAATCAAACAACTCCTATTGCGGACAAACCCAGTCTGATGAGTTTCGAAGAAGTAGAAACTCTCTTCCATGAATTTGGTCATGGACTACAACATATGTTGACAATTGTAAATTACCCTCAAGCAGCCGGTATTAATAACGTTGAATGGGATGCTGTCGAATTAGCAAGCCAATTTATGGAAAATTGGTGCTTAGAGGATCAAACAATTTCTGATATAGCAATACATTGGAAAACGAAAGAGCCATTACCAGAATCGGAAATAAATAAATTGAGGCTAAGCAGAACATTTAATTCTGGGCTTGCGACTTTAAGGCAAATACATTTTGCTCTTACTGATCTAAAACTCCATAGTCAATGGAATAAAGATTTAAAAATTTCCCCAGATGAGTTACGACGAGAAATCGCAAAAAACACGACAGTGATGGATCCTATTCCAGAAGATCAATTTCTCTGTGCCTTCAGTCATATTTTTGCTGGTGGCTATGCAGCGGGATACTACTCTTATAAATGGGCTGAGGTACTCAGTGCTGATGCCTTTGCCGCATTTGAAGAAGCAGGTCTTGCCAATCAGGATGAAGTTCGAAAGATTGGTAAAAAATATCGCGATTCAATTCTTAGTCTTGGCGGTAGTCGTTCACCCAATAAGGTTTTCAAACAATTTAGAGGAAGACATCCCTCTACTGATGCCCTTATAAGACATAGTGGACTTAATTAG
- a CDS encoding NAD(P)H-quinone oxidoreductase subunit 4: protein MDANLPMSIDSQTVFPWLSLIVLLPIVGALIMPFLPTQESKNSNLPRNIALVVLLADFLIIVLAFANLFDPSSESLQLVERLQWLPSIGLEWSLGVDGISAPLVVLSGLITFLSAAASWKVKQKTRLYFALLLIQASAQALVFLSQDFLLFFLAWELELVPVYLLIAIWGGKRKLYAATKFILYTALASLLILISGLALALSGDQFTFNLSEIAAKSFTGNFGIFCYLGFLIGFGVKLPIFPLHTWLPDAHGEANAPVSMLLAGILLKMGGYALIRFNVQILPDTHLILAPALIIIGIVNIIYGALNAFAQDNVKRRIACSSVSHMGFVLVGIGAVNALGISGAMLQMISHGLIAAAMFFVTGSFYERTNTLSIPNMGGLAKALPITFAFFLASSLASLALPGMSGFISEITVFLGITSQEGFTSLFRAITILLAAIGLVLTPIYLLSMCRRVFFGPRIPALSIVKEMDARELSIGLSLLVPTLVIGFWPRIAIDLYEVSTNALAQSLITNNLVPIS, encoded by the coding sequence ATGGATGCCAATCTGCCTATGAGTATTGATTCTCAGACAGTATTTCCTTGGCTTTCACTCATTGTGCTCCTACCTATAGTTGGAGCATTGATAATGCCTTTCCTCCCAACGCAAGAAAGTAAAAACTCTAATCTGCCAAGAAATATAGCCCTAGTTGTTTTATTAGCCGATTTTCTAATAATTGTATTAGCTTTTGCCAATTTGTTTGATCCAAGTAGCGAAAGTCTGCAGTTAGTTGAAAGACTTCAGTGGCTTCCTTCCATAGGACTCGAATGGTCATTAGGTGTAGATGGGATATCTGCTCCGCTAGTAGTTCTAAGCGGGCTAATAACTTTTTTGTCTGCAGCTGCAAGTTGGAAAGTAAAACAAAAAACAAGACTTTACTTTGCTTTATTATTGATTCAAGCTTCAGCCCAAGCTTTAGTTTTCCTATCCCAAGATTTCTTACTATTCTTTTTAGCTTGGGAACTTGAACTTGTTCCAGTCTATCTATTGATTGCTATTTGGGGAGGAAAAAGAAAACTATATGCAGCAACAAAATTCATCCTTTATACAGCTCTAGCTTCCCTTTTAATATTAATTAGTGGGCTTGCTTTAGCTCTTTCTGGTGATCAATTTACCTTTAATTTAAGTGAAATCGCAGCCAAATCTTTTACTGGTAATTTTGGGATATTTTGTTATTTAGGTTTTTTAATTGGTTTTGGAGTAAAGCTTCCTATCTTTCCACTTCATACCTGGCTTCCAGATGCTCATGGGGAGGCAAATGCACCGGTTTCAATGTTATTAGCGGGTATTTTATTAAAAATGGGAGGTTACGCTCTCATAAGATTTAACGTCCAAATTTTACCCGATACTCATTTAATACTCGCCCCAGCTTTAATCATCATAGGGATAGTAAATATTATTTATGGCGCTCTAAATGCTTTTGCTCAAGACAATGTAAAAAGGCGCATAGCCTGCAGTTCTGTAAGTCACATGGGTTTTGTTCTTGTTGGAATTGGTGCAGTTAATGCACTTGGAATCAGTGGAGCGATGCTCCAAATGATTAGCCATGGACTTATTGCTGCCGCAATGTTTTTTGTTACTGGAAGTTTTTATGAAAGAACCAATACTCTTTCAATACCGAATATGGGCGGTCTTGCAAAGGCTTTGCCCATTACTTTTGCATTCTTCTTGGCCAGTTCTTTAGCATCACTTGCCTTACCAGGGATGAGTGGGTTTATAAGTGAAATCACAGTTTTTCTAGGCATAACTAGTCAAGAAGGATTCACTTCGTTATTTAGAGCAATAACAATCCTTTTAGCAGCTATTGGACTGGTCTTAACTCCTATCTACCTACTTTCAATGTGTAGAAGAGTATTCTTTGGTCCTAGGATACCTGCTTTATCGATAGTAAAAGAAATGGATGCGAGAGAGCTTTCAATAGGTTTAAGCCTCTTAGTTCCTACATTAGTAATAGGTTTTTGGCCAAGAATAGCCATTGATTTATATGAGGTATCAACAAATGCTCTCGCACAATCATTAATTACCAATAACCTTGTACCAATCAGTTAG
- the thrB gene encoding homoserine kinase: protein MGPPKIGQTVVVEVPSTTANIGPGFDCLGAALDLSNQFTIKRIEGNAERFELIMESTEGNHLRGGPENLFYRAAQRVWRTAGVEPVALEARVKLAVPPARGLGSSATAIVAGLVGANALAGYPLPKEKLLELAIDIEGHPDNVVPSLIGGLCVTAKTANDRWRVVRCDWDQSIKAVVAIPSIRLSTSEARRVMPENIPVNDAVINLGALTLLLQGLRTGNEALIADGMHDKLHEPYRWGLIKGGLEVREAAKAAGALGCAISGAGPSILALCKATKGREVSVAMVKAWEAAGVASSAPLMSLQLRGSECISNTFG, encoded by the coding sequence ATGGGGCCGCCAAAAATAGGACAAACTGTCGTAGTAGAAGTTCCTTCTACTACAGCCAATATTGGTCCAGGGTTTGATTGCCTTGGTGCAGCATTAGATCTTTCCAATCAGTTCACTATTAAAAGGATTGAGGGTAATGCCGAAAGGTTTGAATTAATAATGGAAAGTACTGAAGGTAATCATTTAAGAGGCGGCCCTGAGAATCTTTTTTATCGAGCCGCGCAAAGAGTTTGGAGAACTGCAGGTGTTGAGCCTGTCGCTCTTGAAGCAAGAGTAAAATTAGCTGTGCCTCCTGCAAGAGGGCTTGGAAGCAGTGCTACAGCAATTGTGGCAGGATTAGTTGGAGCAAATGCACTTGCTGGATATCCTTTGCCTAAGGAAAAATTATTGGAGCTGGCAATAGATATAGAAGGTCATCCAGACAATGTTGTTCCGTCTTTAATAGGAGGTCTTTGCGTAACAGCTAAAACTGCAAATGACAGATGGCGCGTAGTCCGCTGTGATTGGGATCAATCAATAAAAGCAGTAGTTGCAATCCCATCTATTCGCCTTAGCACCAGCGAAGCAAGACGTGTAATGCCAGAAAACATTCCAGTAAATGATGCAGTAATCAATCTAGGTGCCCTTACTCTTCTGCTTCAAGGACTAAGGACTGGGAATGAGGCTCTAATTGCAGATGGTATGCATGACAAGCTTCATGAACCCTATAGATGGGGATTAATCAAAGGTGGGTTAGAGGTGAGAGAAGCGGCAAAGGCTGCCGGAGCTTTAGGATGTGCGATTAGTGGAGCAGGTCCAAGTATTCTTGCCTTGTGCAAAGCGACTAAAGGCCGAGAAGTCAGTGTCGCAATGGTCAAAGCCTGGGAAGCTGCTGGTGTAGCAAGTAGTGCTCCTTTAATGAGCCTCCAACTCAGAGGAAGCGAATGTATTTCAAACACCTTTGGGTAG
- a CDS encoding glucokinase — MNLLAGDLGGTKTILAIYSNDIYPKKLFEKYYISSDWKSFYSIFEDFIKHLPDHISLPEYVCIGVAGPIRGQKVKITNLGWEIEAEELSQLSKINNIELINDFSVLIYGIPFFKNDQYEVIQGTLNSETKTNQELVAIIGAGTGLGMSRGLITPKSIFIFPSEGGHREFSPRTENEWELVKWLKKKLNIQRVSIERIVSGKGLGMIARWKLDDPSNENHPLQETLKKMDSDKSAFTDLPELVWEKANNGDKLMSEALRMWLNAYGSAVGDLALQELCTSGLWISGGTAAKNLDGINSSNFLNAFSNKGRFQSYLKEIPLIVLKDPEATLFSSACRARLSAESNGRLS, encoded by the coding sequence ATGAATTTACTTGCTGGAGACCTTGGAGGTACAAAAACAATATTAGCTATTTATTCAAACGATATCTATCCAAAAAAATTATTTGAAAAGTACTATATTTCTTCAGACTGGAAATCTTTTTATTCAATATTTGAAGATTTTATTAAACATTTACCAGATCATATATCACTCCCTGAATATGTTTGTATTGGAGTAGCAGGTCCAATAAGAGGCCAGAAAGTTAAGATTACAAATCTAGGCTGGGAAATAGAAGCAGAAGAATTATCTCAGCTTTCAAAAATAAATAATATTGAATTAATAAATGATTTCTCAGTTTTAATATATGGGATTCCATTTTTCAAAAATGACCAATATGAAGTAATCCAAGGAACATTAAATTCTGAGACCAAAACCAACCAAGAATTAGTTGCAATTATCGGAGCTGGTACTGGCTTAGGAATGTCCAGAGGATTAATTACACCTAAAAGCATTTTTATATTTCCAAGTGAAGGAGGTCATCGGGAATTTTCCCCAAGAACAGAAAACGAATGGGAATTAGTCAAATGGCTAAAAAAGAAGCTAAATATTCAAAGAGTATCGATTGAAAGAATAGTCAGTGGGAAAGGCCTTGGAATGATTGCGAGATGGAAATTGGATGATCCATCAAATGAAAACCACCCACTTCAGGAAACTTTAAAAAAAATGGATAGTGACAAATCAGCTTTCACAGATTTGCCCGAACTTGTCTGGGAAAAAGCAAATAACGGAGACAAATTAATGTCTGAAGCTTTGAGAATGTGGCTAAATGCTTATGGATCTGCAGTTGGAGACCTTGCTTTACAAGAACTTTGCACTTCAGGGTTATGGATTTCAGGTGGAACAGCCGCAAAAAACCTCGATGGAATAAACTCTTCTAACTTCCTAAATGCATTTAGTAATAAGGGTCGCTTTCAATCTTATTTAAAGGAAATCCCATTGATTGTTCTTAAAGATCCAGAAGCGACATTATTCAGTTCAGCTTGCAGAGCACGCTTAAGTGCCGAATCAAATGGGAGACTTAGCTAA
- the thrS gene encoding threonine--tRNA ligase translates to MPIITLPDGSEKNYESSVTIEKIAADIGPGLAKAALAGRVNGNLLDTCIPITNDAEIQIITSKDNEGLEIIRHSFAHLLGHAVKQLYPEAKMAIGPVIEDGFYYDISYKDTFTPVDLEKIEKRIKELINKDYDVDVEVVSPEKATQVFSERGEIFKLDIIKNIPKDEIIKLYKHEEYIDMCRGPHVPNTRHLRAFKLMKVSGAYWRGDSNNEMLQRIYGTAWKNSKDLKEYINRIEEAEKRDHRKLGKKLSLFHFQEEAPGMIFWHPNGWTIYRVLQDFIRESISKYDYQELKSPQIVCRSLWEKSGHWDKFKEDMFTTTSENKEYAIKPMNCPCHVQVFNQGLKSYRDLPIRLSEFGSCHRNEPSGALHGLMRVRNFVQDDGHIFCTNEQIQEEVQSFIDLVFEVYKAFGFNSILIKLSTRPEKRVGSDEVWDKSEKALSDALDSKGLDWSLLPGEGAFYGPKIEFSLKDCLNRVWQCGTIQVDFSMPERLNSSYIDVDGKKQPPVMLHRAILGSFERFIGILIENYSGNLPIWLCPLQIVVMGITDRNNDACLDTKSKLIKYGFRASVDTRNEKVGFKIREHTMQRIPFLIIIGDKEEENNEISVRTREGKDLGKMTLDKFKLIMDKSISQKSLVESKS, encoded by the coding sequence ATGCCAATAATTACTTTACCTGATGGTAGTGAAAAGAACTATGAATCATCTGTAACGATTGAAAAAATAGCTGCAGATATTGGTCCTGGTTTAGCAAAAGCTGCACTAGCGGGAAGGGTCAACGGTAATCTTTTGGATACATGTATTCCAATAACAAATGATGCCGAGATACAAATAATCACATCAAAGGATAATGAAGGTTTAGAAATTATTAGACATTCATTCGCTCACCTTCTCGGTCACGCAGTAAAGCAGCTATATCCTGAGGCCAAAATGGCAATAGGGCCAGTAATTGAAGATGGTTTTTATTATGATATTTCATACAAAGATACATTTACTCCAGTAGATTTGGAGAAGATTGAAAAAAGAATAAAAGAACTTATAAATAAAGATTATGATGTAGATGTAGAAGTCGTTTCTCCTGAAAAAGCAACACAAGTTTTCTCAGAAAGAGGTGAAATATTCAAGCTAGATATAATTAAAAATATACCGAAAGACGAAATTATAAAACTATATAAACATGAAGAGTATATTGATATGTGCAGAGGACCTCATGTCCCAAACACAAGGCATCTAAGAGCTTTTAAATTAATGAAAGTTTCTGGTGCATATTGGCGAGGAGATTCTAACAATGAAATGCTTCAAAGAATATATGGAACAGCTTGGAAGAATTCTAAAGATTTAAAAGAATACATTAATAGAATTGAAGAAGCAGAAAAAAGAGATCATAGGAAGTTAGGTAAAAAACTATCACTTTTCCACTTTCAAGAAGAAGCACCTGGAATGATTTTCTGGCATCCAAATGGTTGGACTATTTATAGAGTTTTGCAAGATTTTATTCGGGAATCGATTTCAAAATATGATTATCAAGAATTAAAATCACCTCAGATCGTTTGTAGAAGTTTATGGGAAAAATCTGGACATTGGGATAAATTTAAGGAGGACATGTTTACCACTACATCTGAGAATAAAGAATATGCTATAAAACCAATGAATTGTCCATGTCATGTACAAGTATTTAATCAAGGTTTAAAAAGCTATCGTGATCTTCCAATAAGACTTTCAGAGTTTGGATCTTGTCATAGGAATGAACCATCTGGAGCTCTACATGGATTAATGAGAGTAAGAAACTTTGTACAAGATGATGGACATATTTTCTGCACTAATGAACAAATACAAGAAGAAGTTCAAAGCTTTATTGATCTTGTTTTTGAAGTCTATAAAGCCTTTGGTTTTAATTCAATTCTGATTAAACTCTCAACAAGACCAGAGAAAAGAGTTGGAAGTGATGAGGTATGGGACAAATCAGAAAAAGCTCTTTCAGATGCTCTTGATTCAAAAGGATTAGATTGGTCTTTACTACCTGGAGAAGGGGCTTTTTATGGTCCAAAAATTGAATTCTCCCTCAAAGATTGTCTTAACAGAGTCTGGCAATGTGGAACAATTCAAGTAGATTTCTCAATGCCTGAAAGGCTAAATTCAAGCTACATAGATGTTGACGGGAAGAAACAACCCCCTGTCATGTTGCATAGAGCAATTCTAGGTTCATTTGAGAGATTTATTGGTATTTTAATTGAGAACTATTCTGGGAACTTGCCAATATGGTTATGCCCACTTCAAATCGTAGTAATGGGGATAACTGACAGAAATAATGATGCATGCTTGGATACTAAATCTAAATTAATAAAATATGGTTTTAGAGCTTCTGTTGATACAAGGAATGAAAAAGTGGGCTTTAAGATAAGAGAGCACACAATGCAAAGAATACCTTTCTTGATAATTATTGGAGATAAAGAAGAAGAGAATAATGAAATCTCGGTGAGAACACGTGAGGGAAAAGATCTCGGCAAAATGACTTTGGATAAGTTCAAACTTATAATGGATAAATCAATCAGCCAAAAGAGTTTAGTGGAGAGTAAATCATAA
- the trpS gene encoding tryptophan--tRNA ligase — translation MNQKRVLSGVQPTGDVHIGNWLGAIRNWVELQENYETFVCVVDLHAITTPHDPKSLHQNSLSTAALYIACGMNPDKCSIFIQSHISAHSELCWILNCLTPLNWMERMIQFKEKSIKQGDNVSIGLLDYPVLMAADILLYDADLVPVGEDQKQHLELARDIASQRINSKFGSKENPILKVPNPLILKECSKVMSLTDGTKKMSKSDPNENSRITLLDNPDVITKKIKRAKTDSELGLEFGNPSRPEADNLLTIYSIISGLGREKASEYCAEMGWGKFKPEFTEAMINVLKPIQEKYKELMNDPEELKRILNRGKLTAEEVSKLTLKRVKDALGFYSTL, via the coding sequence GTGAATCAGAAGCGAGTCTTATCTGGTGTTCAACCCACAGGAGATGTTCATATTGGTAATTGGCTTGGAGCAATAAGAAATTGGGTTGAATTACAAGAAAATTATGAAACATTTGTCTGCGTTGTTGATCTTCATGCGATAACTACTCCGCACGACCCAAAATCTCTTCATCAAAATTCTTTATCTACAGCGGCTTTGTATATCGCTTGTGGGATGAATCCTGATAAATGCTCAATATTCATTCAAAGTCATATAAGCGCACATAGCGAGCTTTGCTGGATATTAAATTGCTTAACTCCTTTAAACTGGATGGAGAGAATGATTCAGTTCAAGGAAAAGTCAATTAAACAAGGCGACAATGTATCTATTGGATTATTAGATTATCCAGTCCTTATGGCAGCGGATATTCTTCTCTATGACGCTGATTTGGTTCCTGTTGGAGAAGATCAAAAGCAGCATCTAGAGCTTGCGAGAGATATTGCTTCTCAACGAATTAATTCAAAATTCGGATCAAAAGAGAATCCAATACTTAAAGTTCCAAATCCCTTAATTTTGAAAGAGTGTTCCAAAGTCATGAGTCTGACAGACGGAACAAAGAAAATGAGTAAAAGCGACCCAAATGAAAATAGTAGGATTACTTTATTAGACAATCCAGATGTAATTACTAAAAAAATAAAACGTGCAAAAACCGACTCAGAATTAGGGTTAGAATTCGGAAATCCTTCAAGACCTGAAGCTGATAATCTTTTAACAATTTATTCTATAATTTCCGGCCTAGGCAGAGAAAAAGCATCTGAGTATTGCGCCGAAATGGGCTGGGGTAAATTCAAACCAGAATTTACAGAGGCAATGATTAACGTTCTTAAACCTATTCAAGAAAAATATAAAGAACTAATGAATGATCCAGAAGAGTTAAAAAGAATACTAAATAGAGGCAAACTTACTGCCGAGGAGGTTTCTAAGTTAACCTTAAAGAGAGTTAAAGATGCTCTTGGATTTTATTCAACTCTATAG
- a CDS encoding YcjF family protein has translation MENHSLTKSPLSLPSFSIPKISLFIGLTITGQWVLSDVAHIPGGGLGLLLGLGCIFYFLKPGKVSFDAPSTVQGWVRRCHDVLENFEYLLEDGEQSERKKERINSLQKIIDRSEDQSIGFLKTKGVKLPEKEQLEKVLRINNQIKVSFPPALPVRDRNWILPDLIQEQDFIVYSLALPMSAADLLWIKNIPTDQPAWLMVASKESTDWSDERNALEAQLPDRWTNRVLKWDGSQTEMGTVLSPIKKLLENPKKNTDITKQRLLSRLHTSWQKDLEKLRREKFKVIQTRSQWIVAGIVFASPVASTDLLAVAVVNGLMIKEMSKIWSSKMKPELLEAVSRQLAMAAIAQGVVEWSGQSLLSLAKLDGSSWVAAGTIQALSAAYLTRVVGRSMADWMALNNGVTQPDLELIKQQAPQLVSKAAELERVDWVAFLKQSKEWIQSQSINYKVKSV, from the coding sequence GTGGAAAATCATTCATTAACAAAATCTCCTCTCTCCTTGCCTTCTTTTTCGATTCCGAAAATTAGTCTTTTTATTGGGCTAACTATTACAGGTCAATGGGTTTTAAGTGATGTGGCCCATATACCTGGGGGTGGACTTGGATTGCTATTAGGACTTGGTTGTATTTTTTATTTTTTAAAACCAGGAAAGGTTTCATTTGATGCTCCCTCTACTGTTCAAGGATGGGTAAGAAGATGTCATGACGTTTTAGAGAATTTTGAGTACTTACTTGAGGATGGAGAGCAAAGTGAAAGGAAAAAAGAAAGAATTAATTCCTTGCAAAAAATTATTGATAGAAGCGAAGATCAAAGCATTGGTTTCTTGAAAACAAAAGGCGTAAAATTACCTGAAAAAGAGCAATTGGAAAAAGTTTTACGAATAAATAATCAAATAAAAGTTTCTTTTCCACCAGCTCTTCCTGTAAGAGATCGAAATTGGATTTTGCCAGATTTAATCCAAGAGCAAGATTTTATTGTTTATTCTTTAGCACTTCCAATGAGCGCAGCTGATCTTTTGTGGATTAAAAATATCCCTACAGATCAACCAGCCTGGCTAATGGTTGCAAGTAAAGAATCTACAGATTGGTCTGATGAGCGAAATGCATTAGAGGCTCAATTGCCAGATAGATGGACTAACAGAGTATTGAAATGGGATGGATCTCAAACAGAAATGGGAACGGTTCTTTCTCCAATTAAGAAACTTCTTGAAAATCCAAAGAAGAATACAGACATTACTAAGCAAAGACTTTTGTCTCGATTGCATACTTCTTGGCAAAAAGATTTAGAAAAATTAAGAAGAGAAAAATTCAAGGTTATTCAAACAAGATCTCAGTGGATAGTTGCTGGTATCGTTTTCGCCTCCCCTGTAGCCTCAACTGATTTGCTTGCAGTTGCAGTGGTTAATGGCTTGATGATCAAAGAAATGTCGAAAATATGGTCTTCCAAAATGAAGCCAGAATTACTTGAGGCAGTCTCACGACAACTAGCAATGGCTGCAATTGCTCAAGGAGTGGTCGAATGGAGTGGACAGTCCTTGTTGAGCTTGGCAAAGCTTGATGGCTCCTCTTGGGTTGCTGCTGGAACAATTCAGGCCTTGAGTGCTGCTTATTTAACAAGAGTGGTTGGGAGATCGATGGCTGATTGGATGGCTCTCAATAATGGAGTAACTCAACCTGATTTAGAACTTATTAAGCAACAAGCTCCTCAACTAGTATCAAAAGCTGCTGAGCTAGAAAGAGTTGATTGGGTGGCTTTTTTAAAGCAATCAAAAGAATGGATTCAGTCTCAATCTATTAATTACAAAGTTAAATCGGTTTAA
- a CDS encoding metal ABC transporter substrate-binding protein codes for MFNKKVISDYIYKKNKILSLSIFLALNILLLTGCVNKNTYRPSNDKPFVLTTFTILADLARNVAGDRLLVKSITKPGAEIHSYQFTPSDIVKTKGAKLIIENGLGLEAWFSKFMISTGDIPNVKLTEGMKPLLIEGDAYSGKPNPHAWMSPKRAMKYVDKIVDAFIKIDPNGALEYSSNASTYKAKLETLDKELRDSLSSIPKERRFLVTCEGAFTYLARDYGMKEAYLWPVNAESQVTPRRMVNLIKKIKENEVPTIFCESTVSAEAQMEVAKSSGAVFGGTFYVDSLSDLNGPAPTYIDLLRHNVRLITKGLSISEVKK; via the coding sequence ATGTTTAATAAAAAGGTTATTTCTGATTATATTTATAAGAAAAACAAGATACTTAGTTTATCTATTTTCCTTGCTTTAAATATTTTATTACTGACAGGATGTGTAAATAAAAATACCTATAGACCAAGTAATGATAAGCCTTTCGTTTTGACTACTTTTACAATTTTGGCCGATCTTGCTAGAAATGTTGCTGGGGATAGACTTCTAGTTAAATCAATAACGAAACCAGGAGCAGAAATCCATAGTTATCAATTTACACCTAGTGATATTGTAAAAACTAAAGGAGCAAAACTGATTATTGAAAATGGTTTAGGCCTTGAAGCATGGTTTTCGAAATTTATGATTAGCACGGGTGATATTCCCAATGTGAAATTAACCGAGGGGATGAAGCCATTATTGATAGAGGGAGATGCTTATTCAGGGAAGCCAAATCCTCATGCCTGGATGTCACCCAAAAGAGCTATGAAATATGTAGATAAAATAGTTGATGCTTTTATTAAAATCGATCCTAATGGAGCTCTTGAATACTCATCTAACGCTTCAACCTATAAAGCTAAACTTGAAACGCTTGATAAAGAGCTAAGAGATTCTTTATCCTCTATTCCTAAAGAAAGAAGATTTTTGGTGACATGTGAAGGAGCCTTTACTTATCTGGCCCGTGATTACGGAATGAAAGAGGCATATTTGTGGCCAGTTAATGCTGAAAGTCAAGTAACCCCTAGGAGAATGGTGAATCTAATAAAAAAAATCAAAGAAAATGAAGTCCCAACAATTTTTTGCGAAAGTACTGTCAGTGCAGAAGCACAAATGGAAGTCGCGAAATCAAGCGGAGCTGTTTTTGGTGGGACCTTCTACGTTGATTCACTCTCAGATCTAAATGGTCCTGCTCCTACCTATATAGATTTACTAAGGCACAATGTTCGATTAATTACAAAGGGCCTATCTATTTCAGAAGTTAAAAAATAA